A single genomic interval of Candidatus Obscuribacterales bacterium harbors:
- a CDS encoding CoA-acylating methylmalonate-semialdehyde dehydrogenase has translation MSAATPLLNYINGTWCASAADCLPVINPATLDPLGQVPLSTAEEVDAAVQAGQAAFPSWRRIPPTDRVRYLFHLRQLLEQDREAIAHIITQECGKTLAESRGELQRAIENVEVACGIPMLMQGYNSEDIARGIDETMIRQPLGVTAIIAPFNFPGMIPFWFLPYAIACGNTCVIKPSEKVPLTMQRIMGLIHQLDLPPGVVNLVHGAKDAVDALLDHPLVRAISFVGSSPVARYVYSRAAAAGKRAQCQGGAKNPVIVLPDADLDMTTRIMADSAFGCAGQRCLAASIAITVGQAKDHFTEAIASVAESRKVGYGLDEGVQMGTVISAQSKIRIEALIQQGADEGAKILIDGRRPQIPGYEQGHFIRPTILQDLDPSSNLARTEIFGPVLSLIHVNTIEEAIALINRGQYGNMACLFTSSGAAARQFRYEAEAGNIGINIGVAAPMAFFPFSGWKDSFFGDLHGQGQHAVEFFTQTKVVIERWPQEWSRRF, from the coding sequence ATGAGTGCCGCAACGCCTTTGCTCAACTATATCAACGGGACATGGTGCGCATCCGCTGCCGATTGTTTACCGGTGATTAACCCTGCCACCCTCGATCCTCTTGGGCAGGTGCCTTTGTCAACGGCGGAGGAGGTGGATGCTGCTGTGCAGGCAGGGCAGGCTGCCTTTCCAAGCTGGCGGCGCATTCCGCCTACGGATCGGGTGCGCTATCTTTTCCATCTACGGCAGTTGCTGGAGCAAGACCGGGAAGCGATCGCTCACATCATCACCCAGGAGTGTGGCAAAACCTTGGCCGAGTCGCGGGGCGAACTGCAGCGGGCGATCGAAAATGTGGAGGTGGCCTGCGGCATACCTATGCTAATGCAGGGCTATAATTCCGAAGACATTGCTCGGGGGATTGATGAAACCATGATCCGCCAACCCTTGGGCGTCACGGCCATTATTGCGCCGTTTAACTTTCCTGGGATGATTCCCTTTTGGTTCTTACCCTATGCGATCGCCTGTGGCAACACTTGTGTGATCAAACCATCGGAAAAAGTACCGCTGACCATGCAGCGGATTATGGGATTAATCCATCAGCTTGATCTACCGCCGGGGGTGGTGAATCTTGTGCATGGTGCCAAAGATGCGGTGGATGCGCTGTTGGATCATCCGTTGGTGCGGGCAATTAGCTTTGTGGGTTCTAGCCCTGTGGCGCGGTATGTCTACAGTCGGGCGGCGGCGGCGGGGAAGCGGGCCCAGTGCCAGGGTGGTGCCAAAAATCCGGTGATTGTGTTACCCGATGCGGATTTGGATATGACCACTCGCATTATGGCAGACAGTGCCTTTGGCTGTGCCGGGCAGCGCTGTTTGGCGGCATCGATCGCGATTACGGTGGGGCAAGCTAAGGATCATTTTACGGAGGCGATCGCTTCTGTAGCCGAGAGCCGTAAGGTGGGCTATGGTCTGGATGAGGGGGTGCAGATGGGAACGGTAATCTCAGCCCAAAGTAAGATACGCATTGAAGCTCTGATCCAGCAAGGAGCAGATGAAGGCGCAAAGATTTTGATTGATGGTCGCCGTCCTCAGATTCCTGGCTATGAACAGGGGCACTTTATCCGTCCAACAATTTTGCAAGACTTAGATCCATCTAGCAACTTGGCCCGCACGGAAATTTTTGGCCCGGTTCTGAGTTTAATTCATGTCAACACCATCGAAGAAGCGATCGCCCTGATTAATCGCGGGCAGTATGGCAATATGGCTTGCTTATTTACCAGCAGCGGTGCGGCTGCTCGTCAGTTTCGCTATGAGGCGGAAGCGGGTAATATTGGCATTAATATTGGCGTAGCGGCACCCATGGCCTTTTTCCCGTTTAGCGGTTGGAAGGATAGCTTTTTCGGCGATCTCCATGGACAAGGTCAGCATGCGGTTGAGTTCTTTACCCAAACGAAGGTGGTGATTGAACGCTGGCCCCAGGAATGGTCACGACGTTTTTAG
- a CDS encoding phosphodiester glycosidase family protein: MDSRPGRHSYASILAALLGTFIMTGEVARPVFSQQVAVTSTPSWLPASPQQSSLAPLEQEGNRIYLNGRTFVGGWSQRQQRIGLTDAALLEVLGAELLDSANPSVQPVQWYSDPTTQPLNLATWLTPTQRFLDITDLVSELNWQLASNGTTLIITTPQSQVSGVRHSRQSWGDRIVVDLQQPASWQLQSGTGDLVLSVDAAADSAAVQAIATQLRSANSPVLGITTQGNQTTVRIRASSQTPDVWTLPNPDRLVVDLRSIAAPPRRIAWAPGMEWREDTVQLGSTQFPVVSLVVDPRLSEISLGPIWGNSSQMVGITPLVTATQEWGAIAAINAGFFNRNNFNPLGAIRQNGRWLSGPILNRGAIAWDDNGNVIMGRLALPQTATLSTGDRIAVLHLNSGYVQAGTSRYTPDWGPTYSPLIDNEVIVTVRGGQVVQQQPGGSASSSAFPIPSDGYLLVVRSDSRVAASLSPGTAVQVDAAASPAAFDSYPHIVGAGPLLLQNRQVVLNAQAEGFSTAFIQERAVRSAIGVLSDGKLIMATMQNRIGGSGPSLTETAQIMQALGAIDALNLDGGSSTTLLLGNQVLNRPPSTVARVHNGIGVFLTPGN; encoded by the coding sequence ATGGACTCGCGACCAGGGCGACATAGCTACGCATCGATCCTGGCGGCCCTGCTCGGCACCTTTATCATGACAGGGGAAGTCGCTCGCCCCGTCTTTTCCCAGCAGGTCGCGGTTACCTCAACGCCCTCATGGCTGCCGGCCTCGCCTCAGCAGTCTAGCCTGGCTCCGTTGGAACAGGAGGGAAACCGCATTTACCTAAATGGACGCACCTTTGTGGGGGGATGGAGCCAGCGGCAGCAGCGCATTGGCTTGACGGATGCGGCTCTTTTGGAGGTGCTGGGAGCAGAATTGCTCGATAGCGCTAATCCGTCGGTGCAGCCTGTGCAGTGGTATTCCGATCCCACGACCCAGCCCTTGAACTTGGCCACTTGGCTGACGCCTACCCAGCGATTTCTGGACATCACCGATCTGGTGAGTGAGCTGAATTGGCAACTGGCTTCCAACGGCACCACGCTGATTATCACCACGCCCCAGTCTCAGGTCTCCGGCGTGCGCCACAGTCGGCAAAGCTGGGGCGATCGCATCGTGGTAGACCTGCAGCAGCCCGCCTCTTGGCAACTGCAGTCGGGAACGGGCGATCTGGTGCTCTCCGTGGATGCTGCTGCTGACTCTGCGGCTGTGCAGGCGATCGCCACCCAGCTCCGCAGCGCCAATTCTCCCGTGTTGGGCATCACCACTCAGGGCAACCAAACAACGGTGCGCATCCGGGCCTCGTCCCAAACCCCGGATGTATGGACGTTGCCCAACCCTGATCGCTTGGTGGTTGATCTCCGTTCCATCGCTGCCCCACCTCGCCGCATTGCCTGGGCTCCGGGGATGGAATGGCGAGAGGACACCGTGCAGTTGGGCAGCACCCAGTTTCCGGTCGTGTCCTTGGTGGTCGATCCCCGCTTATCAGAAATTTCCCTGGGGCCCATTTGGGGCAATTCATCCCAGATGGTGGGCATTACGCCCTTGGTGACCGCAACTCAGGAATGGGGAGCGATCGCTGCCATCAATGCTGGATTTTTCAACCGCAATAACTTCAACCCCCTGGGAGCCATTCGCCAAAACGGCCGCTGGCTCTCGGGGCCGATTCTCAACCGGGGCGCGATCGCTTGGGATGATAACGGTAATGTGATCATGGGTCGCCTGGCCCTGCCCCAAACGGCTACCCTATCCACGGGCGATCGCATTGCTGTGCTTCACCTCAACAGTGGCTATGTGCAGGCTGGCACCTCCCGCTACACCCCCGACTGGGGCCCAACCTACAGTCCGCTCATTGATAACGAGGTCATCGTGACCGTGCGCGGTGGGCAAGTCGTTCAGCAGCAGCCGGGGGGCAGCGCCAGCAGTAGCGCCTTCCCGATTCCTAGCGATGGCTATCTACTGGTGGTGCGATCGGACAGCCGAGTCGCCGCTAGCCTATCTCCTGGCACAGCGGTACAAGTTGATGCCGCCGCTAGCCCCGCCGCATTTGACAGCTACCCACATATTGTGGGCGCAGGGCCGCTGCTGCTGCAAAACCGGCAGGTGGTGCTGAATGCCCAAGCGGAAGGCTTTAGCACTGCTTTCATTCAAGAGCGGGCAGTGCGCAGCGCCATTGGGGTGTTGAGTGATGGCAAGCTGATCATGGCCACCATGCAAAACCGGATTGGCGGCAGTGGCCCTAGCCTTACTGAAACCGCTCAGATTATGCAGGCTTTGGGAGCGATCGATGCCCTAAATCTTGATGGCGGTAGCTCCACGACGCTGCTGCTAGGCAATCAAGTGCTCAACCGTCCCCCGAGCACAGTGGCGCGGGTGCATAACGGTATCGGCGTGTTCCTCACCCCTGGCAACTAA